A window from Syntrophorhabdus sp. encodes these proteins:
- a CDS encoding ribose-phosphate pyrophosphokinase, producing MDKLRILTGNANPELAERIGKYLGVKLAKARVNQFSDGEVQVSIDESVRGMDTFVVQSTCPPVNHNVMELLVMLDALKRASAGRITVVIPYYGYARQDRKVLPRTSISARLVANLITVAGASRILAMDLHAGQIQGFFDIPVDHLYALPVQFEYIKKIKGDIVVVSPDAGGVERARELGKRINATIAIIDKRREKANESKVMHVIGDVKGRTAILIDDMIDTGGTIVQAAQALVDNGAKVVYACCTHAVLSGEAIQKINNSALKEMIATNTIPLSESGRKSKKIKVLDVSPILGEAIKRIHSGASVSSLFI from the coding sequence TTGGATAAACTCAGAATATTGACAGGCAACGCAAACCCGGAACTAGCAGAAAGGATCGGAAAGTATCTAGGCGTCAAGCTGGCGAAGGCCAGGGTGAACCAGTTCAGCGACGGAGAGGTCCAGGTTTCCATCGACGAGAGCGTGCGCGGTATGGATACCTTTGTCGTCCAGTCCACATGCCCGCCGGTGAACCACAACGTGATGGAGCTTCTCGTCATGCTGGACGCGCTGAAGAGGGCGTCCGCGGGCAGGATAACCGTGGTGATACCCTACTACGGATACGCCAGGCAGGACCGCAAGGTCCTCCCCCGCACATCGATCTCGGCACGGCTCGTGGCGAATCTCATAACCGTGGCCGGAGCTTCGAGGATACTGGCCATGGACCTTCACGCGGGCCAGATTCAGGGATTTTTCGACATCCCCGTTGACCATCTCTACGCGCTTCCCGTTCAGTTCGAGTATATAAAGAAGATAAAGGGGGACATCGTGGTCGTTTCCCCCGATGCCGGAGGTGTGGAGCGTGCCCGGGAACTGGGCAAGAGGATCAATGCCACGATCGCCATCATCGACAAGAGAAGGGAAAAGGCCAACGAATCGAAAGTGATGCATGTCATCGGCGACGTGAAGGGCAGGACGGCCATCCTCATCGATGACATGATCGATACGGGCGGGACCATCGTTCAGGCGGCCCAGGCCCTCGTGGACAACGGGGCAAAGGTCGTGTACGCGTGCTGTACGCACGCGGTGCTCTCGGGAGAGGCCATCCAGAAGATCAACAACTCGGCCCTCAAGGAAATGATAGCGACGAATACGATCCCGCTTTCCGAAAGCGGAAGGAAATCGAAGAAGATAAAAGTGCTGGACGTATCGCCCATTCTCGGAGAAGCCATAAAGAGAATACACAGCGGCGCGTCCGTAAGTTCGTTGTTCATATAG
- a CDS encoding 50S ribosomal protein L25, translated as MEQVLIKADRRSATGKGVARKARAAGKIPAVLYGGGVDSVSITISSKDWDTITRRMKRNVILDMEIHGGASVENRPVMVKEVQRNGVGTEIMHIDFLQVSMEKTVEVEVPIHLSGKSKGEVLGGVIDIHLRSIKVECLPGQIPEEIVVDLTELDIGDSVHVSDISLPGVKLIEHGDVAILSVVPPTVEEKKVATEEAAAEVPETKEKEE; from the coding sequence ATGGAACAGGTTTTGATCAAGGCAGACAGAAGGAGCGCAACAGGAAAAGGTGTTGCGCGAAAGGCGAGGGCGGCGGGGAAGATTCCGGCGGTGCTCTACGGGGGCGGTGTTGATTCCGTTTCAATAACGATCTCATCGAAGGACTGGGACACTATCACGAGGCGCATGAAGAGGAACGTCATTCTCGACATGGAGATCCATGGCGGCGCAAGTGTCGAGAACAGGCCTGTTATGGTCAAAGAGGTGCAGAGGAACGGTGTGGGTACCGAGATCATGCACATCGATTTTCTCCAGGTCTCCATGGAGAAGACGGTCGAGGTGGAAGTCCCCATCCATCTTTCGGGCAAGTCCAAGGGCGAGGTCCTGGGCGGTGTCATCGACATCCATCTGAGGTCCATCAAGGTGGAGTGCCTCCCCGGCCAGATACCGGAAGAGATCGTCGTAGACTTGACGGAGCTCGATATCGGGGATTCCGTCCACGTGAGCGATATCTCCCTGCCCGGCGTCAAGCTCATCGAGCATGGGGATGTGGCGATCCTGAGCGTCGTGCCTCCAACGGTGGAAGAAAAGAAGGTGGCGACAGAGGAAGCGGCAGCTGAGGTTCCCGAGACAAAGGAGAAAGAGGAGTAA
- a CDS encoding aminoacyl-tRNA hydrolase: protein MHLLCGLGNKGSEYSFTRHNVGYLVIDRFSERFKIPVRKKDSGCRVGLKDDLVLAKPDTYMNLSGGPIARLAGKLKVPPDRMIVIHDDMDMVFGRMRIRLGGRDGGHKGVRSVIESLGGREFWRLKIGIGRNPSMPGEEYVLSRFDGDEAGELAEIIDIACDALKVFVFEGGSKAMSLFNKRGPE from the coding sequence TTGCATTTATTGTGCGGACTTGGCAACAAAGGCTCCGAGTACTCTTTCACGCGGCATAACGTCGGGTATCTTGTCATCGACCGTTTTTCGGAACGTTTCAAGATACCCGTCAGAAAGAAAGATTCGGGTTGCAGGGTCGGGTTGAAGGATGACCTGGTCCTGGCAAAGCCCGACACCTACATGAATCTTTCCGGCGGCCCCATCGCCAGGCTGGCAGGAAAACTGAAAGTGCCGCCGGACCGCATGATCGTCATTCACGACGATATGGACATGGTTTTCGGCAGGATGCGGATTCGCCTCGGCGGCAGGGACGGCGGCCACAAGGGCGTGCGGTCTGTGATAGAGAGTCTGGGGGGCAGGGAGTTCTGGCGCCTCAAGATAGGCATAGGGAGGAACCCCTCCATGCCTGGCGAAGAATACGTGCTGTCACGGTTCGACGGGGATGAGGCCGGCGAGCTTGCGGAGATCATCGACATTGCCTGCGACGCCCTGAAGGTCTTCGTCTTTGAAGGCGGGTCAAAGGCAATGAGCCTCTTCAACAAGCGCGGACCGGAGTGA
- the spoVG gene encoding septation regulator SpoVG — protein MEITDVRIFPVDEKRVKAYASIVFDDCFIVRDLKVIQGDSKFFVAMPSKKMKDGSFRDTVHPLNNATRQMIEESVLGAYELELNRAQEAL, from the coding sequence ATGGAGATTACGGATGTAAGGATATTCCCCGTGGACGAGAAGCGAGTGAAGGCTTACGCATCGATCGTTTTTGACGATTGCTTCATCGTCCGCGATCTCAAGGTGATCCAGGGTGACAGCAAGTTCTTCGTCGCCATGCCGAGCAAGAAGATGAAGGACGGCTCATTTCGGGATACGGTGCATCCTCTGAACAACGCCACCCGACAGATGATCGAGGAGAGCGTTCTCGGCGCCTACGAACTGGAGTTGAACAGGGCTCAAGAAGCACTGTGA